One segment of Candidatus Poribacteria bacterium DNA contains the following:
- a CDS encoding mandelate racemase/muconate lactonizing enzyme domain-containing protein: MQTLGKIVNVDVVDLRVPTSDTLLGSDPFHKKPNYSAVLTTLETSIGHHGISVAFTAGAGNDWIAYGVKDLAQLVVGMEMATFVDDPGAFHKLLVDHHQLRWLADGVNRMAIGSIVNAMWDAWAKLVDKPLWKLLVDLPPEKVVQSIDWRYLRDALTPDEAAEILNTHSDGREVREQTLRQHGPKAYSTAGWLGLTDEQIIETVNQVKAAGLDCFKMKVGQDLEFDKKRLAFIREAIGPEARLMLDANQIWGVDEAIAYMEALAQFKPTWIEEPTARDDVLGFVKIARALEKHGIGVATGEQVPSPVIFKQLITSDAIQYCQIDATRLGGVNDVLGVILMAAKYGVPVCPHGGGIGLCNMIQHYAIWDQICVAAHSETQVVEYLNFLQEDVFLHPIQVRNGAYVTPTIPGWGLEMYPEFIEQHTYPTGAVWQGREASGGITFLA, translated from the coding sequence ATGCAAACCTTAGGAAAGATCGTAAACGTTGATGTCGTCGATCTACGAGTCCCTACATCGGATACACTCCTCGGTTCCGATCCGTTTCATAAAAAACCGAATTATTCCGCAGTCCTAACGACACTGGAAACAAGCATAGGACACCACGGCATATCCGTAGCGTTCACCGCTGGTGCCGGAAACGACTGGATCGCTTACGGCGTTAAAGACCTCGCACAACTCGTCGTCGGGATGGAAATGGCTACTTTCGTTGACGATCCGGGCGCGTTTCATAAACTTCTCGTTGACCATCACCAACTGCGTTGGCTTGCTGACGGCGTTAACCGGATGGCGATCGGGAGTATCGTCAACGCGATGTGGGATGCGTGGGCAAAACTGGTCGATAAACCGCTCTGGAAACTTCTCGTCGACTTACCGCCGGAGAAGGTTGTACAGTCTATCGATTGGCGATACCTGCGCGACGCATTGACACCTGACGAAGCCGCGGAGATTCTCAACACACACTCGGACGGTCGCGAAGTCCGTGAGCAGACGCTCCGTCAGCACGGACCCAAGGCTTACTCCACCGCAGGATGGCTCGGTCTCACGGATGAACAGATTATTGAAACGGTGAATCAGGTGAAAGCCGCGGGACTCGACTGCTTCAAAATGAAGGTGGGACAGGACCTGGAATTTGACAAGAAACGGCTCGCCTTCATCCGGGAGGCAATCGGTCCAGAGGCACGTCTGATGCTCGACGCAAACCAGATCTGGGGTGTCGATGAAGCGATCGCCTATATGGAAGCGTTAGCACAATTCAAACCGACATGGATTGAGGAACCGACAGCACGCGACGATGTGCTCGGCTTCGTGAAAATCGCACGTGCCTTAGAGAAACACGGTATTGGCGTGGCTACAGGGGAGCAGGTGCCATCGCCTGTCATCTTCAAACAGTTAATCACAAGTGACGCGATTCAGTACTGCCAGATTGACGCCACACGGCTCGGCGGGGTCAACGATGTACTCGGAGTTATCTTGATGGCAGCAAAATACGGTGTTCCTGTCTGTCCGCACGGGGGTGGCATCGGGTTGTGTAACATGATTCAACATTACGCCATTTGGGATCAAATTTGCGTCGCCGCGCATTCGGAAACGCAGGTCGTTGAGTACCTCAATTTCTTACAAGAGGACGTTTTCCTGCACCCGATTCAGGTACGCAATGGTGCCTATGTTACGCCAACAATCCCCGGTTGGGGATTAGAGATGTATCCAGAGTTCATCGAGCAACACACCTATCCGACGGGTGCCGTCTGGCAAGGGAGAGAGGCATCCGGAGGAATAACTTTTTTGGCGTAG
- a CDS encoding patatin-like phospholipase family protein, which translates to MNNTDTFHILALDGGGTRGIYTAHLLAKIEQTFGISIKTCFDLIAGTSTGAIIAGAAVSDIPMQEIVELFETETPYIFRRRWYRIPLFLSKYPDQKLAQIIAKHLPATPLHEIASPLMITSSEIAKSEVHIFRSNYSSRDSEDTPPTGQDVRLRDAILASCAAPTFFAPKSVGNFLLADGGLWANNPSTVAFTEALSAFGKEPQEIRMLSVGTGHSVNMYRNRRGWGFLTGWGGAKLTSYVMTLQSQASARTAKLLLKENYLRINPEIDFWELDTLTQLDNLKSLAERDFERFAAEIESFIFNDFG; encoded by the coding sequence TATACACCGCCCACCTCCTTGCCAAGATTGAACAGACTTTTGGGATATCCATCAAAACCTGTTTCGATCTGATCGCTGGCACCAGCACGGGTGCAATTATCGCCGGTGCCGCCGTCTCCGACATCCCGATGCAAGAGATTGTCGAACTTTTTGAGACGGAGACCCCTTACATATTCCGAAGGAGATGGTATCGCATCCCATTGTTCCTCAGCAAATATCCCGACCAAAAACTCGCGCAAATTATTGCCAAGCATCTCCCCGCAACACCTCTTCACGAAATAGCAAGTCCCTTGATGATAACAAGTTCGGAGATCGCTAAAAGTGAGGTCCACATTTTTAGATCGAACTATAGCAGTCGCGATTCGGAGGATACGCCCCCTACAGGTCAAGATGTGCGTCTGAGAGATGCGATCCTTGCCTCCTGTGCGGCGCCTACATTTTTCGCACCAAAATCCGTTGGCAATTTCCTGTTAGCAGATGGCGGACTGTGGGCAAACAACCCGTCCACGGTTGCTTTCACAGAGGCACTCTCAGCGTTCGGAAAAGAACCACAAGAGATTCGGATGCTGTCCGTTGGCACAGGACATTCCGTAAATATGTATCGCAACAGGCGCGGATGGGGATTTCTCACGGGGTGGGGTGGTGCGAAGTTGACATCGTATGTGATGACGTTGCAATCCCAAGCCTCCGCGAGGACAGCAAAATTGCTGTTGAAGGAGAACTACCTACGAATCAACCCCGAAATTGATTTCTGGGAGTTGGATACTCTTACACAGTTGGATAACCTAAAGTCTCTCGCTGAACGTGATTTCGAGAGGTTCGCTGCGGAGATTGAGTCGTTTATTTTTAACGACTTTGGATGA
- a CDS encoding cob(I)yrinic acid a,c-diamide adenosyltransferase, with the protein MKIYTKFGDSGDTALYGGTRLGKDEPRIEAIGTVDELNAYIGYAQTLVEDVDLSEIMARIQNHLFDVGADLATPATHTKAAEFRIPADFTTEMETAIDTLSAELPPLTNFILPGGCTAGATLHIARVVCRRSERCVVRLAREAEVNPEIIRSLNRLSDLLFVLARTVNFRANVSEPIWEAQSDT; encoded by the coding sequence ATGAAAATCTATACTAAATTTGGCGATTCTGGAGACACTGCGCTTTATGGCGGAACGCGGTTAGGGAAAGATGAGCCACGCATTGAGGCAATCGGCACTGTTGACGAACTGAACGCCTATATCGGTTATGCCCAGACGTTGGTTGAGGACGTTGATCTTTCCGAGATCATGGCGCGGATCCAGAACCACCTTTTCGATGTCGGTGCAGATTTGGCAACGCCAGCGACACATACGAAAGCCGCCGAATTCCGCATACCGGCAGATTTCACCACAGAGATGGAGACCGCAATAGATACACTCTCTGCGGAACTGCCGCCCCTGACGAATTTTATTTTGCCGGGTGGTTGCACTGCTGGCGCTACTTTACATATCGCCCGCGTGGTGTGCCGGCGAAGTGAACGGTGTGTCGTGCGCCTCGCACGCGAAGCAGAGGTTAATCCTGAGATAATCCGGAGTTTGAACAGACTTTCGGACCTCCTGTTCGTTCTCGCTCGAACAGTGAACTTCCGGGCAAACGTTTCAGAACCGATTTGGGAGGCACAATCAGACACTTGA